The segment ACTTGTAATCATGACCTAGTTTTATACCTAGTCCGATAATGATGAACCAGCCGATGTAGAGTGCTAGCTGAATAGGCAAATTTAACTTAGCGGTAAATGAGAATGCTAGTGCAAGGAAAATACCGAGAGCAACAAGAACTTGCATCAACGAGGGTAGTTTCACGACAGTCTGTTTTTCCATACTTCTAACCTTGTTTATCGTACCTGTAAATGAGCTGTTAGCCCAAAGTCAGTAATTAATATTTCTATACTGGTTAATAAATCACGTGCATCACAGCTTGTAACAAAGTTGGCTACTCTAGCAGGTGGTTCTAAAACCGCGATAAATAATGTTTCTTTATGTGACCTGAGTCTTTTGCTTTAAAAGATAGGCAAAAGCACTGCTTTTTTTGTATTTATTTTGTTAAAAAATGGTTTTTATTTTGTGTTTGTATATTGGTTTTATTGTTCTGGTTATTTGTTTCAAAACATAATGATAACGTTGTAATTAGTTTATAAAACTAAAATTCTCTTAATTAATGAATAATATATCTAATAAAAATCGATTGGAGAGACTATCAGGATAGCTGGGTATTTTCAAAGATATGTGTTTGATTGAATTATATGGACTTGATTGTTTAATTCCATATTTGAGGCTAAAAGTACACGTTAAGTATCGCTTTTTAAGCCTTTTTGCTGCTTTATTCTTCTTTGTTGTTGCATTTTTGAGCTTATAAAAATAACTAATACCAGTGATAAGAAATTCAAATATCGATAAATTAACAAAGATTGTTACTCTTTTTTACGATAGTATTTTTAAGTAGATATTAAAATTATGCTTGTTTTTAAGCCGTTAAATCTCTATAGATGGAAACAGCAGTTAAATTACGACAGGGAGTGTAGTAGCAAATGATGAAAGTAGGTTTAGTTGGTTGGCGTGGTATGGTCGGTTCTGTACTGATGCAACGTATGGTCGAAGAGGGCGATTTTAAACTGATTGACCCTGTATTCTATTCAACCTCTCAGATTGGTATTCCAGCGCCTAATTTAGGTAAAGATGCTGGCATGCTGCAAGATGCTTTTGATTTAGAAAGCTTAAAAAAACTTGATGCCATTATTACCTGTCAAGGTGGCGGTTATACTGAAAAAGTGTATCCAGCATTACGACAAGCTGGTTGGAAAGGTTACTGGATTGATGCGGCATCAACATTACGTATGAAGCCAGAATCAATTATTACACTTGATCCTGTTAACTTTGATCAAATTCAGCAAGGTATTCACAATGGTACCAATACCTATGTTGGTGGTAACTGTACTGTTAGCTTGATGCTGATGGCTGTTGGTGGCCTATATAAAGCTGGACTTGTTGAGTGGATGACGTCACAAACGTATCAAGCAGCCTCTGGTGCTGGTGCTAAGAACATGCGTGAGTTGATCAGCCAAATGGGTGTGATTAACGATTCAGTGACAAGCGAGCTTGCGAATCCATCAACATCAATTCTTGATATTGACCGTAAGGTTGCAGATACATTACGTTCAAGCGATTTTCCATCACAAGAGTTTGGTGCGCCATTAGCCGGTTCTCTGATCCCTTGGATTGATGTGAAGCGTGAAAATGGTCAAAGCAAAGAAGAGTGGAAAGCGTCTGTTGAAACGAACAAAATTCTTGGCTTAGAGGATTCTCCAATCCCAATCGATGGTACTTGTGTACGTATTGGTGCGATGCGCTGTCACAGCCAAGCACTAACATTGAAGCTGAAGAAAAATGTACCGTTAGATGAAATCGAAGAAATTATTGCATCGCATAACGATTGGGTAAAAGTTATCCCGAATGATCGTGATGTAACAGTGCAAGAGCTAAGCCCAGCTAAAGTAACGGGCACACTATCGGTACCTGTAGGTCGTCTACGTAAACTCGCGATGGGTGATGATTACCTGAACGCCTTTACTGTTGGTGATCAGCTACTATGGGGTGCTGCTGAGCCACTTCGTCGTACGTTACGTATTATCTTGTCTGAAAAAGCATAATATTAGTCAGTTGATAATAAAAAACGCCTGCAGTGATGCAGGCGTTTTTGTTTATAGTGACTTTAATTTAGTGTTGTTTACGTTGACGTAAACCACGACCACCTAAAATAGTTTTGAGTACGTCTTTTTCTCTTAATTTACTCATCCCTACATAAGCGACTGGAACGAGAAATAGCGAGAAAAATGTGCCAGCGGTTAATCCACCCACTAATACCAAGCCAATATTTACGCGACCTAATGAGCCAGGACCTGATGCAAACGCCAACGGTAGGGCACCTAAAATCATGGTCAATGATGTCATTAAAATTGGACGTAAACGTGAGCGAGCACTATGGATTGCAGCATCAATGGCAGTTTTACCATGCTTACGTTGCTCATTGGCAAATTCAACCAGCAAGATACCGTGTTTAGTGACCAATCCGACCAAGGTTAATAAGCCTATTTGTGAGTAAATATTGAGGCTTTGCCCAAAGACCCAGAGGGTCAATACAGCGCCTACAATACACAAAGGTACGGTAAGAAGGATGATCAGTGGATCAACGAAACTTTCAAATTGCGCAGCTAAGATCAGATAGATGAAAATTAGCGCCATTAAAAATAACGTTTGTGTACCATCCTGTGAGTCCATTAACTCTTTAACCACACCGTCGTAGGCATAGCTCTGCGAGTCATCAAGTAGCTCAGGTACATTTTCATCAATGTAATCACGTACATCACCTGCGGTATAACCTGGCATTAATGTCGCTGTGATCTCAGCACTATTTTGTCCCATATAAGTCTTAAAACTGGACTCAGATGTTACTGCTTTAATTGAAACGAACTCAGACAAAGGAATATTCTGCCCCGATTCTGACGCCACATAAAGTTTATCAATAATATCGAAGTTACCCAGATCTTTACGGTTTACTTGAACACGAATAGGGTAGGTGTAACCATCATCAGCCTGTAAGTTTGCCGCTTTCAATGAGCCAAGGAAGGTCGATAGTGCATTGGTTACATCGGTATAAGCAACGCCTGACAAGATGATTGCGTTACGGTCAATACGTAAGTCATATCGGAGTTGATCTCGAAGTAATGAGCTTTTAACGCGAGTTAAGCCTTTATACTCACTTAACTTTTTAACAATGCGGTTAGCGGTGTCATTAAGCTTCGTATTATCTCGATTAACGGTCTTAAGCTGCAGTTTTAAATTGGTTGCTGCATTTAGACCATCAGCAGAGCGCACACTAAATGACATACTGTATGCAGACAGAGTGCTTGCTGCTTTTTCAGTCAGTTCAGAAACGATCTCATCTGCTGGTTTAGTACGTTTACCCCAAGGTTCGAGTAAAATATGATTGGATGGTGTTGCTTCGATATAAGATAAATTCGCAGCAATATCTTTGTTATCTTCCATAACCGTATTTAGCTCAGAGTTATGCTTAATATGATAACGACGACCGACACCTGTCGGTGCTTCTGAACTACCATCAATGAAGCCAGTATCTTCTGTCGGCAACAATACTTGTGGCATAGACCATACTGCGACACCAGATAGGGCAATGAGCGCAAGTGCTATCCCACCCATCAATGCTTTTCGATCAAACCATTTAGAGAGTTGTTTCGTGTAACCTAGTGATAGCTTGTGAATCTGCTTATCAATTGCAGCGAACCATTTAGGTTGTTGTGCTACCG is part of the Photobacterium angustum genome and harbors:
- the asd gene encoding aspartate-semialdehyde dehydrogenase is translated as MMKVGLVGWRGMVGSVLMQRMVEEGDFKLIDPVFYSTSQIGIPAPNLGKDAGMLQDAFDLESLKKLDAIITCQGGGYTEKVYPALRQAGWKGYWIDAASTLRMKPESIITLDPVNFDQIQQGIHNGTNTYVGGNCTVSLMLMAVGGLYKAGLVEWMTSQTYQAASGAGAKNMRELISQMGVINDSVTSELANPSTSILDIDRKVADTLRSSDFPSQEFGAPLAGSLIPWIDVKRENGQSKEEWKASVETNKILGLEDSPIPIDGTCVRIGAMRCHSQALTLKLKKNVPLDEIEEIIASHNDWVKVIPNDRDVTVQELSPAKVTGTLSVPVGRLRKLAMGDDYLNAFTVGDQLLWGAAEPLRRTLRIILSEKA
- a CDS encoding efflux RND transporter permease subunit, producing MKLPEVCIKHPVFASVISIAIILIGLFSFQKLAIQYFPEHNTPKATVTANIDGASADFMSRNVATHLINAATGLESVDNMTTDCTQGKCTLNVKFSDGITDVEYANLMNKLRSSIEAIVDFPPSMVDKPTVTDDSGDKGSASNIITFINKGTMSSQEMYDFIGQQIKPQFRHIQGVGGVYGPYGGAAKAVRVWLNPNRMMALNVKPADIVTTLSAYSSSFTVGQIVGEARNFQINPVTQVTSVKDVQDLVIRVDDGNIIRIKDVADVKMGENSLTPSKLKVNGETAMSLQVLPLKSENPVDVAARVKAEIAKMQQHLPDGLEMKMVYNQADFIQESIDQGFHTLFEAIVLVSVIVVLFLGSLRIASIPIITIPVCIIGVFAVMSFLGFSINVLTILAIILAIGLVVDDAIVVVENCYRYIEEGETPLNAAIKGSNEIIFPVIAMTMTLAAVYLPIGLMSGMTADLFRQFAFTLAASVIISGMVALTLSPMMCAYLIKPVAQQPKWFAAIDKQIHKLSLGYTKQLSKWFDRKALMGGIALALIALSGVAVWSMPQVLLPTEDTGFIDGSSEAPTGVGRRYHIKHNSELNTVMEDNKDIAANLSYIEATPSNHILLEPWGKRTKPADEIVSELTEKAASTLSAYSMSFSVRSADGLNAATNLKLQLKTVNRDNTKLNDTANRIVKKLSEYKGLTRVKSSLLRDQLRYDLRIDRNAIILSGVAYTDVTNALSTFLGSLKAANLQADDGYTYPIRVQVNRKDLGNFDIIDKLYVASESGQNIPLSEFVSIKAVTSESSFKTYMGQNSAEITATLMPGYTAGDVRDYIDENVPELLDDSQSYAYDGVVKELMDSQDGTQTLFLMALIFIYLILAAQFESFVDPLIILLTVPLCIVGAVLTLWVFGQSLNIYSQIGLLTLVGLVTKHGILLVEFANEQRKHGKTAIDAAIHSARSRLRPILMTSLTMILGALPLAFASGPGSLGRVNIGLVLVGGLTAGTFFSLFLVPVAYVGMSKLREKDVLKTILGGRGLRQRKQH